One window of Amaranthus tricolor cultivar Red isolate AtriRed21 chromosome 13, ASM2621246v1, whole genome shotgun sequence genomic DNA carries:
- the LOC130798051 gene encoding F-box/kelch-repeat protein SKIP6: protein MADLPNPSSSDSTEFHHPHNQSLIPILSNDVALQCLARIPRVHHPFLSLVCKSWRSTLYSPLFHATRCQLNTVQSFLFFNVRLFNPKDSTFSFKWYSLDPSTVFSTNTYKSRTLIPISPSPFQPIGACFVSLGRFLYVIGGSIHDIPSPNMWVFDCLTNKWEMGPRMRVGREFAASGVMNGMIYVVGGCVVDNWARSMNWAEVFDPVSRSWAAVPCQIEIKEKWMHASAVIEGRMYAMADRGGVVFEPGAGEWGMVSTELDMGWRGRAAVVDGVLYCYDYLGKIKGFDVGENKWKELKGVDKNLPKFLCGATMANVGGKLFVVWEGNGNGKGKENEKEMEVFCAEISVSKDDCGDLWGLIVWSDVIITVPKGSSVVHCLEVRL, encoded by the coding sequence ATGGCGGATCTTCCCAATCCTTCATCTTCCGATTCCACTGAATTCCACCATCCTCATAACCAATCTTTGATTCCAATTCTCTCTAACGATGTAGCATTACAATGCCTAGCTCGAATCCCCCGTGTTCACCACCCTTTTCTCTCTCTTGTGTGCAAATCATGGCGTTCTACTCTCTATTCTCCTCTTTTCCACGCTACTCGTTGTCAACTCAACACTGTTCAATCATTTCTCTTCTTCAATGTCCGCCTCTTTAACCCTAAAGATTCCACCTTTTCTTTCAAATGGTACTCTCTTGACCCTTCTACAGTTTTTTCAACAAATACCTACAAATCAAGAACCCTAATCCCAATTAGCCCCTCTCCATTTCAACCGATTGGAGCTTGTTTTGTTTCATTGGGTCGTTTTTTGTATGTAATTGGTGGGTCAATTCACGATATTCCCTCTCCTAATATGTGGGTTTTTGATTGTTTGACTAATAAATGGGAAATGGGTCCGAGAATGAGGGTTGGGAGGGAATTCGCAGCATCTGGGGTGATGAATGGGATGATTTATGTTGTGGGTGGTTGTGTTGTGGATAATTGGGCAAGGTCTATGAATTGGGCTGAGGTTTTTGACCCGGTTAGTCGATCATGGGCCGCGGTTCCATGCCAGATTGAGATTAAGGAGAAGTGGATGCATGCAAGTGCTGTTATAGAAGGGAGGATGTATGCAATGGCCGATAGGGGTGGGGTTGTTTTCGAACCGGGGGCGGGAGAGTGGGGTATGGTGTCTACTGAGCTTGATATGGGATGGAGGGGACGGGCCGCGGTGGTAGATGGTGTGTTGTATTGCTATGATTATTTGGGGAAAATAAAAGGGTTTGATGTTGGAGAGAATAAGTGGAAAGAGTTGAAAGGAGTTGATAAGAATTTGCCCAAGTTTTTGTGTGGTGCTACAATGGCTAATGTGGGTGGAAAGTTATTTGTTGTGTGGGAAGGGAATGGGAATGGAAAGGGAAAAGAGAATGAGAAGGAAATGGAGGTGTTTTGTGCCGAGATTTCGGTTTCGAAGGATGATTGTGGTGATTTGTGGGGATTGATTGTGTGGTCTGATGTGATAATTACAGTTCCTAAGGGTTCTTCTGTTGTGCATTGTTTGGAAGTTCGTTTGTGA
- the LOC130798052 gene encoding probable carbohydrate esterase At4g34215, translating to MFPPYFSWICILPIFYNLGKTISDDLGSMDKTIILLAGQSNMAGRGGVINDKWDGIIPYETGQTTSILRLTAKHIWVEATDPLHRDIDTNHTCGVGPGMSMAHQIVRKVPGIGTVGLVPCAVGGTNISQWSKGSHLYNQLVRRARISLREGGNIQALVWYQGESDTILKQDAEAYKRRLFKFFLDFRTDLQSPMLPIIQVAITSGEGQYIEEVRQAQMGIDLLNLETVDAKGLPLEPDNLHLTTAAQAELGEKLGHAFLQFLPGQVQSNAGSLIVQNNAAYILHTNWFYTALIALLFLFLRFH from the exons ATGTTCCCACCTTACTTCTCTTGGATCTGCATCCTACCCATCTTCTACAATCTGGGCAAAACCATTTCCGACGATCTCGGATCCATGGATAAAACCATCATCTTACTTGCTGGGCAGAGCAACATGGCGGGCAGAGGAGGCGTAATCAACGACAAATGGGACGGTATAATCCCCTATGAAACGGGTCAGACAACTTCAATCCTTCGATTAACCGCTAAACATATTTGGGTGGAAGCAACTGATCCGCTACACCGTGACATTGATACTAACCATACTTGTGGGGTTGGGCCAGGTATGTCAATGGCGCACCAAATTGTGAGGAAAGTGCCTGGGATTGGTACAGTTGGGTTAGTACCGTGTGCGGTGGGTGGGACGAATATTAGTCAGTGGTCTAAAGGGAGTCATTTGTATAATCAATTGGTGAGAAGGGCTAGAATTTCATTGCGTGAAGGTGGGAATATTCAGGCTTTGGTTTGGTATCAAGGAGAAAGTGATACGATTTTAAAGCAAGATGCTGAAGCTTATAAACGCAGATTGTTCAAGTTCTTCCTTGATTTTCGAACTGATCTTCAGTCTCCTATGCTTCCGATTATTCAG GTAGCCATAACGTCAGGGGAAGGGCAGTATATAGAAGAAGTCAGACAGGCTCAAATGGGAATTGATCTTCTGAATCTCGAGACAGTGGACGCCAAAGGGTTACCATTGGAGCCTGATAACCTGCATCTTACCACGGCAGCACAAGCCGAACTAGGAGAGAAATTGGGACATGCCTTTTTGCAGTTCCTCCCTGGACAAGTACAGAGTAACGCTGGCAGTTTGATTGTACAAAATAATGCAGCCTATATTTTACACACAAATTGGTTTTACACTGCTCTTATTGCTttacttttcctttttcttagaTTCCATTAA